From Syntrophorhabdaceae bacterium, one genomic window encodes:
- a CDS encoding PAS domain S-box protein — translation MKKEQQPQEQISPEGDEEGLSQKLVREREAIYDSLFQNTGVVMLLIDPLTGSIVHANPAACRFYGYDNERLSTMTVFDLNILPKDLVLEEMNKANLNKENFFSFRHRLADGEVRDVEVYSGPLRLRGLELLHSIIHDVTERKRAEARTEESERSLRAILSVSPIGICRVKNRTFEWVNEAMCRMTGYSFEEFAGKNLRFLYANDAEYERVGGLRDAGPLCETEHRRKDGSIVQILLQSAPIDDSTRIVTVTDITGRKDAEMEQEKMGKLESLGVLAGGIAHDFNNILTMILGNVSLARMYMDKNQEKAQEKLTNAEQAIMRAKDLTQQLLTFSKGGAPIKKVVAIGDFLKDVCQFTLIGTSVVCKFDLASDLLPVEIDEGQVTQAVGHIVINGSQAMPNGGTIVVQAENAIMDTPTPHLKAGRYVKISIIDQGIGIPEDHLNKIFDPYFTTKQKGSGLGLAIAYSVIKNHGGHIAVESALGVGTTFHVYLPVFQGILTSERNLEQSLPPSGARILVMDDEDSIRDLVGDILNLHGYAVDFAKNGEEAVALYQEHAYDAVMLDLTVPGGMGGKETVKELLKIDPHARAIVSSGYSSDPIMSEYAQYGFKDVIAKPYKIDELGEVIRRVIARGSSLS, via the coding sequence TTGAAGAAAGAGCAACAACCGCAAGAACAAATATCACCCGAGGGTGACGAAGAGGGTCTGTCCCAGAAGCTCGTGAGGGAACGCGAAGCCATTTACGACTCTCTTTTTCAGAATACGGGGGTAGTAATGCTTCTTATAGATCCACTGACGGGCAGCATCGTGCATGCCAACCCTGCCGCGTGTCGTTTTTACGGATACGATAACGAACGATTGTCCACGATGACAGTCTTTGACCTCAATATCCTGCCCAAAGATCTTGTCCTGGAAGAGATGAACAAGGCAAACCTGAACAAAGAAAATTTCTTCAGTTTTCGGCATCGTCTGGCGGACGGTGAGGTAAGAGACGTGGAGGTATACAGCGGGCCTCTTCGGCTGAGGGGACTAGAGCTTCTCCATTCCATTATCCATGACGTCACAGAAAGGAAACGGGCCGAAGCAAGAACCGAGGAATCGGAGAGGTCGTTGAGGGCCATCCTGTCTGTTTCTCCCATCGGCATTTGTCGTGTGAAGAACAGGACCTTCGAATGGGTCAACGAAGCCATGTGTCGGATGACTGGATATTCCTTTGAAGAATTTGCGGGCAAGAATCTCCGATTTCTGTACGCCAATGATGCAGAGTATGAAAGGGTAGGGGGGTTGAGGGATGCAGGGCCCTTGTGTGAAACAGAACATAGAAGGAAAGATGGTTCCATCGTCCAGATTCTTCTCCAGTCAGCGCCAATCGATGATTCTACGAGGATCGTGACTGTTACCGATATTACAGGTCGGAAAGATGCGGAAATGGAACAGGAGAAGATGGGGAAACTTGAATCCCTGGGCGTCCTTGCCGGAGGCATTGCTCACGATTTTAATAATATCCTCACCATGATCCTGGGCAACGTCTCGCTGGCAAGAATGTATATGGACAAGAATCAGGAAAAGGCCCAGGAAAAGCTAACCAACGCTGAACAGGCCATTATGCGGGCAAAGGACCTGACGCAGCAACTCCTCACCTTTTCGAAGGGCGGGGCACCCATAAAGAAGGTGGTTGCCATCGGCGATTTCCTGAAAGATGTCTGCCAGTTTACCCTTATCGGCACCTCCGTAGTCTGTAAGTTCGATCTTGCCTCGGATCTTTTGCCTGTTGAGATCGACGAGGGGCAGGTCACCCAGGCAGTAGGGCATATCGTGATTAACGGGTCTCAGGCCATGCCCAACGGAGGCACAATTGTGGTGCAGGCGGAGAATGCGATCATGGATACGCCGACACCCCACCTTAAAGCTGGAAGATATGTAAAGATATCGATCATTGACCAGGGGATCGGTATTCCGGAAGACCACCTCAATAAGATATTTGATCCTTACTTTACCACCAAACAAAAAGGGAGCGGCCTGGGACTTGCCATAGCCTACTCGGTTATCAAGAATCACGGAGGTCACATTGCCGTGGAATCGGCTTTGGGCGTGGGTACCACATTTCATGTGTACCTCCCCGTTTTTCAGGGCATTCTTACTTCCGAGAGAAACCTCGAACAGTCGTTGCCTCCATCGGGCGCAAGAATACTCGTGATGGACGATGAGGATTCCATACGGGACCTGGTAGGCGATATATTAAATCTTCACGGATATGCGGTAGATTTTGCAAAAAACGGGGAAGAGGCCGTTGCGCTTTATCAGGAACACGCCTACGATGCAGTGATGCTTGATCTTACCGTGCCGGGTGGGATGGGAGGCAAAGAGACAGTCAAAGAACTCTTGAAAATCGATCCTCACGCCAGGGCTATCGTATCGAGCGGCTATTCCAGCGATCCTATTATGAGCGAATATGCGCAGTATGGTTTCAAAGATGTCATTGCTAAACCGTACAAGATAGACGAACTGGGAGAAGTGATTCGTCGTGTCATAGCCAGGGGCTCAAGTCTTTCGTAG
- a CDS encoding YajD family HNH nuclease codes for MRKKTFTMRSSAKPKWKESGKSVEKVVQKLKASLPLSPYREQSLRIHGLICAKCAREFDYRDRHLLTVHHRDGNHNNNPPDGSNWENLCVYCHDSEHQKGMLGDYFREGEEQ; via the coding sequence ATGAGGAAGAAGACCTTCACCATGCGTAGCAGCGCAAAACCCAAATGGAAAGAGAGCGGCAAGTCTGTCGAAAAGGTGGTGCAGAAGCTAAAGGCATCGCTCCCGTTAAGCCCTTACAGAGAACAGTCGCTACGCATTCACGGTCTCATCTGTGCCAAGTGTGCGCGCGAGTTCGACTATAGAGACAGGCACTTGCTCACCGTGCACCACAGAGACGGCAACCACAACAACAATCCCCCAGACGGCTCCAACTGGGAAAACCTCTGCGTCTACTGTCACGACTCTGAGCATCAGAAGGGTATGCTGGGCGACTATTTCAGAGAGGGTGAGGAACAATAG